In Topomyia yanbarensis strain Yona2022 chromosome 2, ASM3024719v1, whole genome shotgun sequence, one DNA window encodes the following:
- the LOC131678851 gene encoding glutathione S-transferase 1-like: MEKIKLYSNLVSPPGRTVQLTAKAIGLDLEFHSIDILSNEQLSEQFIKMNPLHTIPVIGDSGTILYDSHAIAIYLIMKYAPESTLYSQDPAKQAKINAILHFESGVLFARLRFMAEIVREASDMSEIPRDRLDYALKAVELLEALLMDKYLAGSHMTLADISCMTSFSNMDCFLRLDREKFPKVFAWFERMKEIPGYWEINQAAIDQFGDLIRMIFESNKKKENRLYE, encoded by the exons atggaaaaaataaaactctaCAGTAACCTAGTCAGCCCACCGGGTAGGACGGTGCAACTAACCGCAAAAGCAATCGGCCTTGATCTCGAGTTTCA CTCGATAGATATTCTAAGCAATGAGCAACTTTCGGAGCAATTCATTAAG ATGAACCCCCTGCATACCATTCCGGTGATCGGCGATAGTGGAACCATTTTGTACGACAGCCATGCGATCGCCATTTATCTGATAATGAAGTACGCTCCTGAAAGCACTCTTTATTCGCAAGATCCGGCAAAGCAGGCTAAAATCAATGCGATCTTACATTTCGAATCTGGTGTTCTGTTTGCCAGATTGCGCTTCATGGCGGAGATCGTTAGAGAGGCCAGCGACATGTCCGAAATTCCTCGTGATCGTCTGGACTATGCACTGAAAGCTGTTGAATTGCTGGAAGCTTTGCTGATGGACAAATATCTGGCAGGAAGTCACATGACACTGGCAGATATCAGCTGTATGACTTCGTTTTCCAACATGGATTGTTTTCTTCGGCTCGATCGCGAAAAGTTTCCCAAAGTTTTTGCATGGTTTGAGAGAATGAAGGAGATACCCGGCTACTGGGAAATCAATCAAGCGGCTATCGATCAATTTGGTGATCTTATTCGAATGATTTTCGAGAGCaataagaaaaaagaaaatcgtTTGTATGAGTGA